CCATCCGAGGCCGCGTCCTGGGGCTCTTCAGCATGTCGGCCTCCGGCCTGCGGGCGTTCAGCGGCGTGACCGTGGGGCTCCTGGGGAGCGTGACCAACACCCACATGTCGCTCGCGGTGTCCGCCCTGGCCTTCGTGATGGTGGCCACCCTGCTGCTCCTCCGCGGACGCCAGCAGGGTGCATGAGGATGTGGGGTCCGCGTGCCTCTACCGCTCGCGGGTCAGGGCCCGCACCACCTCCTCCGCGAGCCGCGTGCCGCGTCCCCGCCGCATCAGCAACCGGTAGGTCACCGGGGGAAGGCCGCGCACGGAAAGGCGTGCCAGGCCCGGGGTGTCCACCACGTCGTTGATCACCCCCACCCCCACCCCCAATGCCGCGAGCCGGCGGACCGCCTCCCAGCCGGTCACCTCCGCGGCGACCTCGAGCGTCCGTCCCTGGGCCGCGGCGGCGTCCTCCAGGGTTGCGCGCAGGGCGCGGCCGAGTGGAGGCACCAGGAGCCGGTGCTCGAGCAGCGCCCCCACCTCCACCTCTCGACCCGCTCGCGCCAGCGGGTGCTGCCGGGAAGCCACGGCCAGCAGCGCGGCGGTGACGAGCGGCTGCGAGCGCAGCCCCGGGGGACTGGACGCGGGCCCGGCCACCACCGCCAGGTGCGCCGAGCCGCGCTCCACGGCGGCGACCGCGGCGGGGCCATCCAGCACGAGGAAGGAGAGCACTCCGCTCCGCTCGCGAAGGAACGGAGCGATGCGCTCGGCCACCACATGCACCAGGGCCCCCTCTCCGCAGGCGAGCACCACCCGCTCCTCCGCGTGTCCCTGTCGTAGCTCCACGCGCAGGGCGCGCTCGCGCTCGAGGACGTCACGCGCCCAGGCGAGCACGCGCGCTCCATCCGGGGTGAGCTGGAGGCGTCGGCCCCGCCGCTCGTAGAGGGAGATCTCCAGCGCCCGCGCCACCCCTTGCAGCCGCGCATGCACCGCTGGCTGGGACAGCCCGATGGCGCGCCCCGCGAGCGTCAGATTGCAGCCAGCCTCCGCGAACGCCACCAGGGCTCGAAGCCCATCCGTTTCCATGAATGGAACTATCCGCTTCTTCGATAGCTGGAGGAAAGTCCCGATTCGTGGGCGGCGATGGTGTCGGCTAGTGTTCCTCGCGAAAGAAAGGAAGAACGGTCATGGCCAGCTCACACCGCCCGGAGATGAACCCCCAGGCACTCGCCAGGAAATCGAAGAAGCTCTCATGGTTGTTGCGCCATGGCGCCCGGGAGATGGGCCTCGCCATGGACTCCGCGGGCTTTGCCCACATCGGCGAGGTGCTGCGGATGACGGGGCTGTCTCGTGAGGAGCTCGACGAGGTGGTCGCGGAGAACAACAAGTCGCGCTACGAGGTGCGGGGCAAGCAGGTGCGCGCCGTGCAGGGCCACTCGCTGGAGGGCACCCCCGTGACGCTCGACGGGCTGGAACGCAGCTGGGACGAGGTGACCGGAGACGCCCCCCTCTACCACGGCACGTCCGTGGCCGCCGCGCACGCCATCCTCTC
This region of Archangium lipolyticum genomic DNA includes:
- a CDS encoding RNA 2'-phosphotransferase, with the translated sequence MASSHRPEMNPQALARKSKKLSWLLRHGAREMGLAMDSAGFAHIGEVLRMTGLSREELDEVVAENNKSRYEVRGKQVRAVQGHSLEGTPVTLDGLERSWDEVTGDAPLYHGTSVAAAHAILSGEGVHSAARTHVHLAAAVDSKVGKRAGVDVLLVISPARLRASGLRIYRAPNGVLLARVIPAAAIVDVLACNGPGRSALAELKRRLVKDAAPPTPPRDG
- a CDS encoding LysR family transcriptional regulator, with amino-acid sequence METDGLRALVAFAEAGCNLTLAGRAIGLSQPAVHARLQGVARALEISLYERRGRRLQLTPDGARVLAWARDVLERERALRVELRQGHAEERVVLACGEGALVHVVAERIAPFLRERSGVLSFLVLDGPAAVAAVERGSAHLAVVAGPASSPPGLRSQPLVTAALLAVASRQHPLARAGREVEVGALLEHRLLVPPLGRALRATLEDAAAAQGRTLEVAAEVTGWEAVRRLAALGVGVGVINDVVDTPGLARLSVRGLPPVTYRLLMRRGRGTRLAEEVVRALTRER